The Bacillus sp. Y1 genome has a window encoding:
- the racE gene encoding glutamate racemase yields MNQPIGVIDSGVGGLTVAKEIMRQLPYEQILYVGDTARCPYGPRSGEEVKKFTWQMTNFLVNKGIKMLVIACNTATAVALEEIQNELSIPVIGVIYPGARTAIKVTKNHKIGVIGTVGTIKSNAYENALKSINKKSKVTSLACPKFVPLVESGEVDGPIVKKVVAETLAPIKNKGLDTLILGCTHYPLLEKIIKKTMGPTVSVISSGEETAREVSTILFYNGWLTPNRDEPQHQFYTTGSKSIFQRIATSWLHAGELSVETIKLY; encoded by the coding sequence TTGAATCAACCGATCGGAGTTATTGACTCTGGAGTTGGCGGATTAACTGTTGCGAAGGAAATTATGCGCCAACTGCCATATGAGCAGATCCTCTATGTAGGAGACACTGCAAGATGCCCGTACGGCCCGAGGAGCGGTGAAGAGGTAAAGAAATTCACATGGCAAATGACGAATTTCTTAGTAAATAAGGGAATTAAGATGTTAGTAATTGCATGTAACACAGCGACAGCCGTTGCCTTAGAGGAAATTCAAAATGAACTTTCCATCCCTGTTATAGGTGTTATTTATCCAGGTGCTAGAACGGCCATTAAGGTAACAAAAAACCACAAAATTGGGGTCATTGGGACTGTCGGAACAATAAAGAGTAATGCATATGAGAATGCTTTGAAATCCATTAATAAGAAATCTAAGGTTACTAGTCTTGCTTGTCCGAAGTTTGTTCCTCTTGTTGAAAGTGGAGAAGTGGATGGACCAATTGTGAAAAAAGTGGTAGCCGAAACGCTAGCGCCAATTAAAAATAAAGGTCTCGATACGTTGATTTTAGGCTGCACACACTATCCGTTGCTTGAAAAGATCATAAAGAAAACGATGGGCCCTACTGTGTCTGTAATTAGCTCTGGTGAAGAAACTGCACGTGAGGTAAGTACCATTCTTTTTTATAATGGGTGGCTAACGCCGAATAGGGACGAGCCCCAGCATCAGTTTTATACGACCGGATCAAAGTCTATTTTTCAACGAATCGCTACTAGCTGGCTACATGCAGGTGAATTGTCTGTGGAAACCATTAAACTATATTGA